The Mycobacterium sp. EPa45 genomic interval CTACCACCGCTTCCGTGGCCAGCCTGACCCCGCCGATCTGGACCGCCCGCGCCGGGCCACCGCCGAAGGCCGCGAATGAAGCCGCCGCCCCGGCGGCCGGTCGCCTACGTTCGGCCGGGCCCCCGCACCCGCGCGGTTCGCGCCGAACTGTCCGACGCCGCGGTCGTGTCTCGGTCCTGGGGCATGGCGCTGGCCACGTTGGTCAGCCGCATCACCGGGTTCATCCGCATCGTCCTGCTGGCCGCCATCCTCGGCGCGGCACTGTCCAGCGCGTTCACCGTCGCCAACCAGTTACCGAACCTGATCGCGGCGTTGGTGCTGGAGGCCACCTTCACCGCGATCTTCGTCCCCGTACTGGCGCGCGCCGAGCGCGACGACCCCGACGGTGGCGAGCGGTTCGTGCGCCGGCTGGTCACCCTGGCCACCACGCTGCTGCTGGTCGCCACCCTGTTGTCAGTCGCGGCCGCGCCGCTGTTGGTTCGGCTCATGCTCGGCCACGACCCGCAGGTCAACCAGCCGCTGACCACCGCGTTCGCATACCTGCTGCTGCCGCAGGTGATCTTCTATGGGCTGTCCTCGGTGTTCATGGCGATCCTGAACAACCGCAACGTGTTCGGGCCACCGGCCTGGGCGCCGGTGGTCAACAACGTGGTCGCTATCGCCACTCTGGGGCTGTATCTCATTGTCCCCGGCCAACTCTCGGTCGATCCGGTGCAGATGGGCAACGCCAAGCTGCTGGTGCTCGGCATCGGAACGACGCTGGGCGTGGTGGCCCAGACCATGGTGCTGCTGGTCGCGATCCGCGCCGAGCGGATCAGCCTACGCCCGCTGTGGGGTATCGACGATCGGCTCAAACGGTTCGGCGCCATGGCCGGCGCGATGGTGCTCTACGTCCTGATCAGTCAGATCGGTCTGGTGGTCGTCAACCAGATCGCCAGCACCGCGGCCGCCTCCGGTCCGGCGATCTACAACTACACCTGGCTGGTGTTGATGCTGCCCTTCGGCATCATCGGCGTGACCGTGCTGACGGTGGTGATGCCGCGGCTGAGCCGTAACGCCGCCGCCAACGACCGCCCCGCCGTGCTGGCTGATCTGTCGCTGGCCACCCGCCTGACGATGGTGACGCTGATCCCGATCGTGGCGTTCATGACCGTTGGCGGCCCGGCGATGGGCAGCGCCCTGTTCGCATACGGCAAGTTCGGCGAGGTCGACGCGAACTATCTCGGCGTGGCGATCAGCCTGTCGGCGTTCACCCTCATCCCGTACGCGCTGGTGCTGTTGCAGTTGCGGGTGTTCTACGCCCGCGAGCAACCGTGGACGCCGCTCCTGATCATCATCGCGATCACGATCGTCAAGATCGCGGCGTCGCTGCTGGCTCCGCACCTGACCGGCGATCGGGAACTCGTCGCGGGCTACCTCGGCCTGGCCAACGGTCTCGGCTTTTTGGCCGGCGCCGTGCTGGGCTACGTGCTGCTCCAGCGCGCGTTGAAGCCGCCGCGGGGCACGCTGCTCGACCTCGCGGTGGTGCGCACGATCCTCGTCACCACCGCCGCGTCGCTGCTCGCCGGACTGATCGCCTATGTCCTCGACCGGCTACTCGGCCTCAAGGTCCTGACCGAGCACGGGGGTGGAATCGGATCGCTGCTGCGCCTGGTGGTCCTCGCCGTCATCATGCTGCCGATCCTGGCCACGGTCATGCTCGCCGCCCGGGTTCCCGACGCGGTGGCGGCCTGGGGCGCGGTCAAGCGTCGCATCACCCGCACCGCGCCGCAGACCGTCACCGCAGTCGCAGCGCCCGACCGGCCGCAGGTCCCGAGGCACTTCCCGTACCCTGAGCACATCAATTCGTATGGAGCCGCGGGCTCGACGGGGAAAGGACCGGCGGTGAACGACCAACCCTCGGGCAATACTCCCGCCGAGCCCACCGGAGACGCCACAACGAAGATCCCGCGCCAGGCCGCGGACGACTTCCAGCCCGACGTGGCTCCGGAACTCCACGTCGGTACCGTTGCGCCCGCCGTTCCGCCCAAGCAGCCCAACGCCGACTTCGCCGGCGATCCCACCCGTGAGCCGCTCGGGTTCGAGTCCCCGCGGGAACCGGCAATGGAAGCCAGCGCCGACGAGGATGCCCACCTGATTCCGGGAGCCAGCATCGCGGGCGGGCGTTACCGGCTCCTGGTGTCCCACGGTGGCCCGCCCGGACTCCAGTTCTGGCAGGCTCTGGACACGGCTCTGGACCGGCAGGTCGCGCTCACC includes:
- the murJ gene encoding murein biosynthesis integral membrane protein MurJ, coding for MKPPPRRPVAYVRPGPRTRAVRAELSDAAVVSRSWGMALATLVSRITGFIRIVLLAAILGAALSSAFTVANQLPNLIAALVLEATFTAIFVPVLARAERDDPDGGERFVRRLVTLATTLLLVATLLSVAAAPLLVRLMLGHDPQVNQPLTTAFAYLLLPQVIFYGLSSVFMAILNNRNVFGPPAWAPVVNNVVAIATLGLYLIVPGQLSVDPVQMGNAKLLVLGIGTTLGVVAQTMVLLVAIRAERISLRPLWGIDDRLKRFGAMAGAMVLYVLISQIGLVVVNQIASTAAASGPAIYNYTWLVLMLPFGIIGVTVLTVVMPRLSRNAAANDRPAVLADLSLATRLTMVTLIPIVAFMTVGGPAMGSALFAYGKFGEVDANYLGVAISLSAFTLIPYALVLLQLRVFYAREQPWTPLLIIIAITIVKIAASLLAPHLTGDRELVAGYLGLANGLGFLAGAVLGYVLLQRALKPPRGTLLDLAVVRTILVTTAASLLAGLIAYVLDRLLGLKVLTEHGGGIGSLLRLVVLAVIMLPILATVMLAARVPDAVAAWGAVKRRITRTAPQTVTAVAAPDRPQVPRHFPYPEHINSYGAAGSTGKGPAVNDQPSGNTPAEPTGDATTKIPRQAADDFQPDVAPELHVGTVAPAVPPKQPNADFAGDPTREPLGFESPREPAMEASADEDAHLIPGASIAGGRYRLLVSHGGPPGLQFWQALDTALDRQVALTFVDPDRTMPDEQVQEILSRTMKLSQIERPGIARVLDVANTGAGGLVVAEWIRGGSLKEVADTSPSPIGGARAVQALAAAADAAHTAGVALSIDHPSRVRVSIEGDVALAFPATMPGATPEDDIRGIGAALYALLVDRWPLPEKGVPSGLQPAETDPGGMPLEPRAVDGAIPFQISAAAARSVQADGGIRSAPTLLNLLQQATAVADRTDLIEPVAPVGVPPAPQAAAVDPEAQARRRRNLLIGVGVGAGILVIALIILASVLSSIFGDVGGGLKGDQLGLNPSATTTEGASAANGSTVKPVKATVFSPGGGADNPDKADLALTGGPGTGWPTDIYTDPNPFPNFKSGVGLLVQLPQPTTVGSVSLTVPSTGTQVQIRAASSANPGSLDDTTVLTQPTALQPGANTIQVNAKAPTTYLLVWISTMGTTDGKNKTEISGLTVKAAS